Genomic DNA from Shewanella woodyi ATCC 51908:
TAGCCCTTGTTTTATTGATCAGTGCTGGCTATTGGGGAATGCGTCCTTTGGTGCGTATGCGATCTGAGCTTGAGAGCGTCAATAATGGCAAATCCAAGAGCCTATCTCAGGATTACCCCGTTGAACTTGAAGGTGTTACCCAAGCCTTAAACCAACTTTTGGTTCAGTCAAGCGCTCAGCAAGACAGATATCAAAATGCAATGAATGACTTGGCCCACAGTCTAAAAACCCGACTTGCCGCTGTACATGCCATCACAGATGACATCAATCTAGATAAACACAGTGCCAGCGAGAAGATTATGGAGCAGGTCAGCCAGATGGACCTATTGGTTAAATACCAGTTAAAACGTGCCATGTTAGGCAGAAAAGGATTAAAGCAGGAACAGACCTTAGTCGCGCCTCTTGTTAATCAACTGTCACAGATGTTGTTTAAAGTCTATCGAGACAAGCAAGTGATGTTTGAGGCCCATATTCCCATAGAACATGTGTTTCCTGGCGATAAAGGCGATCTGATGGAGCTATGCGGAAATCTGATGGAAAATGCGTTTAAACTCTGTATCAGCCAAGTTAGAGTGAGCGCCAGCTACAACGATCATGGCGAGTTCTTGCTGGTCGTAGAGGATGATGGACAGGGCGTCGACGATAGTATTAAGCAGAAGATCATCCAGCGTGGTGTCAGAGCCGACACGCAAAAAGCAGGACAAGGCATAGGTCTAGCAGTTTGCCATGAAATTGTGACTAGCTATGGTGGAAAATTGGAAATTGAAGACTCAGATCTTGAAGGTGCCAAGTTTATCATCACCATTCCGATCTAATTGATCAGTAAAGGCTTTAACCAAATAAGGTTAAAGCCTTTACTCTATATCACTGAGCAAACACACCCTTATACTGCTTGGTATAACTGCTCTGCACGATTAAACATCACCCAAGATGTAGCAATGTATTTATCGCCACTGATAGGCATATTACCGCGATGGGAATGAGTAAAACCAGCAGGTGCTATCACCATGGTTCCCTTTTTCGGTTTTAACTTCCTCTCTTGATAGAAAAACTCTGTCTCGCCGCCCTCCTCAACATCATTGAGGTAAAACATATAGAGAACCACTCTATGTAGTGCTTCATTATGGCCTGCTTGAGGGAACTGCTCAGAATGCCAATGGGGATAACCTCCCAGAGACTTAGGGTACTTCTGCACATTAATGGTGCCACTACGATACAGATATTTCACTAGCGCCTCAGCTCTAGGCTCCCCCAGTGTTTGATAATTATCAGGTACCAATGTAACCCCTTGGCCTTTTTCATCCGCCACTTGCACCGAAACAGCCCCCATAAGTGCCATCGCATATTTATTGAAATAGCTCGTGGAGTGCTTAAGTGTATATGAGAGAAGCTCATTTCTTAATGGAAACAGATCTTCAAAACTATCAAGAGTCAGATCACGACTAACCTTCTTGGTTAAATCTACGCCGTTACCAGTACGTCCATCGACCACCCCTTGATGCTTTTCAAAGGTTTCAATTAATCGATCACACAGATCTTCAGGAATTGCATTAGGGTAAACTTCTATAAAATCCATTACAGGCTACTTTTCATTCTGATAATCTCAAATATGCTTGCATATACGTTAACCAGTTGTAAAGTAGCTAAGCAAAGATAAATTATTGCTGTAACAAAACACTGGTTTCTGGAATAATCTCAAGTAGTAGCAGTATAAATCCTAGAAAAAAAATGAAAAAAAGCGTCAAGGTATCAGTAGAAGAACTGCAGATAGGTAACTTTGTAAAACTACCTGTATCATGGAAAGATCACCCTTTTCTTTTTAGCAGTTTTAAACTTAAACAAGATGCGCAGATAGAGCTTATCAAACGTTTAGGCATTAGCCATGTTTTCATCGATATTGAACGTTCTGAAGTCCAGCTAGATACCGAGCAACCAGTACAAGCTCCTACACCTCCTAAGGCCGCTAATGATCTCGACTCTCTCGCTGAAGAGATGAGCCAGTATAAAAATGAGCGCATAGACGTACACCAGAAAATGCGGCGTCAGTTAAGAAAAACGGAGCAAGAGTTTGATCGCTCAGTATCAAAGATGCGCAGCGTAGTCTCTAAGCTTAGAAGCCGACCACTTAATGCAGTCAATGACGCCAAAGAGTTAATCCATGATATGAGTGAGCAGTTGCTCAACTCGGATAATTTGGTACTTCACTTAATGGGAGATGCAAAAGATGATGAGGGGATTTACTATCACTCACTAAACGTTGCTATTTTATCAATGCTAATGGCAAAAGAGTTAGGTTGGTCACGCACAGATATTGAGCTGGTTGGCATTGGTTCACTGTTTCACGATACTGGCAAGCTGAAAGTGCCAGCAAGTATTCTGAAAAAGAAAACACCGCTTACACCTCCAGAAAAAAACTTCTTCAAACAGCATCCAGTAATGGGGGAGAAGATACTACAGCTTGCAGAAAACTTCCCATCAGAAGCGATACCAATCATTCTTAACCATCATGAACACTTAGATGGCTCAGGCTTTCCTAGAGGCTTAAAGGAGGCAAGTTTGGATAAGCTCTCCCAACTTGTAGCAGTCATTAATACCTATGATATGCTCTGCCACCCTGACGCTCACTCCAAGCCTAGAACCCCTTATGCTGCATTAGGCTATATGTTTAAACACTTCAAAACGAAGTTAAATCAGCAGTACACTGGAAGTCTAATAAAAATGTTGGGGATCTATCCACCAGGCAGCATAGTCGAACTTTCGTCTGGCCAATTTGCCATGGTCATGGCCGTAAACCTAAATAAGCTTCTTTTTCCACGGATCTTAGCCTATGACGCTATGATCCCCAAAGAGCAAGCTCCCATCGTCGATCTGGAAACTGAAGGGCTAACTATTGTACGCTGTATCCCTCACTCAGCCTTGCCTGAAAAGGTTTACAAGTATTTAAATCCAAGAGAAAGAGTCAGTTACTTTTTCGGCCAAAACAGTTAGCCGATTTTCAGGATTATAGCTCCCCCAACAGATTGTCTTTCATTTCTTGCTCTATAGCGATCTCTTCACTAATTTTAGAGTATCACTTTCTATTGGCGGGAGAGGATATGACGCAGCTACCCAACTTCGACAGCTTAAAATGGTTAGCAGAAAATAACCCTGAAGAGCTAGAGCGATTACAAAAAAAGCTCTGCAAAGAAGCGATTGATCACTGCCCCGAATCCAATAAGGAGCAGCTTATCTCAATGCATTTTCATCTGGAGCAACAGATGTCTCGCTGTAGCAATCCATTTCATCGCTGCTATCTAGCCATCAGCATTATGAATGATAAATTTATTGCTCTTAACGATATAATCAATAATCCTCAGGAGTTCAGAGAACAAAATGCCAAGGTGTTAACTCTGCCGCCTAAAAAACTATAGCCAGTCCAAACTATAGCCAACCCTTTCGTTTAAAGAACAGGTAAGTACTTGCTGCACTACCTATCATCATCAAAACTGCCATAGGGTAACCAAATTGCCACTCTAGCTCAGGCATATTCACAAAGTTCATCCCGTAGGCGCTGGCTATCACTGTGGGAGGAAGAAAGATCACTGCTGCAACCGAGAAAATTTTAAT
This window encodes:
- a CDS encoding ATP-binding protein; the protein is MQLKFKPKKRLLTRMFLTSLSIIALVGFGLAWMINILHAQNSYNEETAQLIAEIPKVAAELKEHDLIPETSEWLDENNTPERYVIASCDADFRQVWTSSLAVDKGLFDTCERFNEIRNDSPPYYLNLADEKGYFIYLLAVEIAGNKYNLLVMKDAENLEAELDKFSRLTYIRLAMVLALALVLLISAGYWGMRPLVRMRSELESVNNGKSKSLSQDYPVELEGVTQALNQLLVQSSAQQDRYQNAMNDLAHSLKTRLAAVHAITDDINLDKHSASEKIMEQVSQMDLLVKYQLKRAMLGRKGLKQEQTLVAPLVNQLSQMLFKVYRDKQVMFEAHIPIEHVFPGDKGDLMELCGNLMENAFKLCISQVRVSASYNDHGEFLLVVEDDGQGVDDSIKQKIIQRGVRADTQKAGQGIGLAVCHEIVTSYGGKLEIEDSDLEGAKFIITIPI
- a CDS encoding 2OG-Fe(II) oxygenase codes for the protein MDFIEVYPNAIPEDLCDRLIETFEKHQGVVDGRTGNGVDLTKKVSRDLTLDSFEDLFPLRNELLSYTLKHSTSYFNKYAMALMGAVSVQVADEKGQGVTLVPDNYQTLGEPRAEALVKYLYRSGTINVQKYPKSLGGYPHWHSEQFPQAGHNEALHRVVLYMFYLNDVEEGGETEFFYQERKLKPKKGTMVIAPAGFTHSHRGNMPISGDKYIATSWVMFNRAEQLYQAV
- a CDS encoding HD-GYP domain-containing protein — encoded protein: MKKSVKVSVEELQIGNFVKLPVSWKDHPFLFSSFKLKQDAQIELIKRLGISHVFIDIERSEVQLDTEQPVQAPTPPKAANDLDSLAEEMSQYKNERIDVHQKMRRQLRKTEQEFDRSVSKMRSVVSKLRSRPLNAVNDAKELIHDMSEQLLNSDNLVLHLMGDAKDDEGIYYHSLNVAILSMLMAKELGWSRTDIELVGIGSLFHDTGKLKVPASILKKKTPLTPPEKNFFKQHPVMGEKILQLAENFPSEAIPIILNHHEHLDGSGFPRGLKEASLDKLSQLVAVINTYDMLCHPDAHSKPRTPYAALGYMFKHFKTKLNQQYTGSLIKMLGIYPPGSIVELSSGQFAMVMAVNLNKLLFPRILAYDAMIPKEQAPIVDLETEGLTIVRCIPHSALPEKVYKYLNPRERVSYFFGQNS
- a CDS encoding DUF3135 domain-containing protein — protein: MTQLPNFDSLKWLAENNPEELERLQKKLCKEAIDHCPESNKEQLISMHFHLEQQMSRCSNPFHRCYLAISIMNDKFIALNDIINNPQEFREQNAKVLTLPPKKL